actagggccaccgtaatctcctcacgccctcgcacaatgcaagatgccgtgattccactaagggacccttgagggcggtcaccgaacccgtacaaatggcaacccttgggggcggtcaccgaacccgtacactttggcaacccttgggggcggtcaccggaacccgtcaaattgctcggggcgatctccacaacctaattggagaccccgacgcttgcccggagctttacaccacaatgattgagctccgaacaccaccaaccgtctagggcgcccaagcacccaagagggacaagctcaagggcaccaagcacccaagagtaataagcttctcaacttgtaacttccacgtatcaccgtggagaactcaaaccgatgcaccaaatgcaatggcaagggcacacggagtgcccaagtccttctctctcaaatcccaccgaagcaactaatgatagggaggaaaatgagaggaagaacaagaaggagaacaccaagaactccaagatctagatccaatgggttcccctcacatagaggagaaagtaattggtggaaatgtggatctagatctcctctctcttttccctcaaaagctagcaagaatccatggagggattgagagttagcaagctcgaagaaggtcaacaatgggggaagaacacgagctcaagagatgaagtagaatggggaagaagacccccttatatagtggggggaacaatccaaccgttacccccacttcagccccgcagagagcggtactaccgcttggccagcggtactactgcttgcccctataagcggtactaccgctccccctcgcggtactgccgctgggcccagagcggtactaccgtggtggcagggtggtactaccgcaaacgagcggtactacggcccccaccgccgcggctagtaccgtagaacccgacacgaaaaaagacccctcgaatcgaggcggtactagtacgagaccgtagcggtactacggctgggggccaccagcggtactaccgctccggcccgcggtactaccgctaggaaaccaaaactgccataacttctgcatatgagctccgaattgggcaaactcaagcttgttggatagaggaatacgagtagcatcaaaacagcggctggttatagtaagaagaggcagggaggtatgccaacaaatagaggagtgaaacctccaaccgagaagaaccggcataacctccaacatcgaaaacatcatagaagatgcgagtgaactccgttttcgatgaactcgagcttgtcatcaagatgaccataagctccaaaactcacaaagagaagaaccaaacaagaaccaataaagatgatgcaaggatgcaatggtttgagctctctatgaacgatacgatcaagctactcatcgagagccccccttgatagtacggcaatcgatcctataacccggtctcccaactaccatcatgagaccggtaaaatagaaaacctatcaagagcaaacctttgccttgcacatggtccacttgagctagatgatgacgatcttgactccctcaagttggaccacctttcttggttgcgttggctcgatgaagactagttgattgctcccccatgctccactatgggtgagccactcttccgcacatcttcacaagtccattgtcaccacaatggacggcaagcttcaagcatttgatctcttcatgatgcttcacttgaacttgcacaccgcaacatcttcacaagtccattgtcaccacaatggacggcaagcttcaagcatttgatctcttcatgatgcttcacttgaacttgcacaccgcaacctaaccccataaagaactctcacgaagaccatgggttagtacacaaagcgtaattgacaatgcttaccataccatgggatcgcttgatccctcggtacatcttgtgcgctttgtgtgttgatcaacttgattcactcttgacttagtcttgatcaaccttgactctttccacctctcttcatttggatgatgtcttgaaggtaaacatgaatgatcacacaatcttcttcttcaagacatgcttgcaataagctcaactctcacatgaccaatctttggataattccttaataacacattggtcaccacataaactccttgaaaccaccacatggacttcaagaaatgcctatggacaaatccttcaaatataactcaaggtaaccattagtccatagagattgtcatcaattaccaaaaccaaacatgggggaccgcatgttctttcagcaGGCCCATCATATTTGTAGATGGATGTCACATTAAGACCAGGTACAAAGGAAATCTACTGATAGTAGTGGGTATTGACCCTAATGATTGCATCTACTCCCTAGCATTTGGGATTGTGGAAGTTGAGTCTACTAGCAGCTGGGAGTGGTTTTTGGCAAGCCTGAAGGATGATCTAAACATCTGTAACACCTCTCCGTACACAATATTGAGTGATAAGCAGAAGGTATGATCCTGAGTTCATTCATATAATCTTATTACATGTACTTTATTAACTTTCAATTGTGTAAACGATATATTGAGCTGAGAATCACTCTTTTATGTGATTTGTAGGGTCTCATTGCAGCAGTTGCAAAGGTTTTGCCAGATGCTGAACACAGGTTTTGTGTGAGGCATATGTATCAGAATTTTCACAAGTTACACGAGGGGGAACAATTGAAGAACAATCTTTGGGGAATTGCAAGAGCTACAAACAATCCTACATACATGAAAGCCATGGAAAAGATGAAGGCAGACAGTGTGGGTGCATACAAATGGGTTGAGAAATGGCCTCCAAGGACTTGGATTAAAGCCTTTTTTAATCCTTTTCCAAAATGTGACATCCTACTAAATAACATGTCTGAAGTATTTAACAGGTTAGCTTGTAATGTACTATTGTGCTTCAATTGTAATATGCCTATTAGTGCATTAACATGTATGTTTCTTCTTATGTCAGTTGGATATTGCCAGCAAGAGAACTACCAATTTTATCCATGGTGGACAACATAAACAACAAGATAACAGCAAGGATGTATAGCAAGCAGAAGGAAGTGGCCCTAGACAGGAAATGGAGTGGTAGATTGTGCCCCAAAATTAAGAAAAAAGTTGACAAATTTACTGATTGGGCTGCTAACTGCCTGGTTTTTGGAGCTGGTCAGAAGGTTTTCAAAGTGGTATCAATGAACCATTCCTACACTGTGGACTTGAACATGGAAACTTGTGACTGCAAAAGATGGGACTTGTCAGGAATTCCATGTCACCATGCAATAGCTTGTGCTAGAGAGGAGAGAATTGATCCTGCAACTCTAGTGCACGAGTGTTATTCTGTAGATACTTACAAAAAAGCTTATGAATTGAACATAAAGCCAGTGAGAGACAAACAACATTGGAGAAAGATGGATGGAGTTGATGTACATCCACCGGTGTACACAAAGGTCATGGGCAGGCCAAGGAGGAACAGAAAGAAAGATCCAGAGGATAAGCAAATGAAAGATGGAGGGAGGAGACTAACAAAGCATGGTGTGTCCATGCACTGCTCTTTATGTGGAAGAGCAGACCACAACAAGAAAGGGCACAACAAGTGGGAGGAGAACAATAGAGATGCACCTAAGCCTGCAGAAgatgatgaagaggatgatgatgTAGAGGATTATGACGATCCTTCAATCATTTCAATAAGATAAAAGCAAATAATATTATTGCAATGTTTTAGAATTTTACTCCCTGCCTAGTAGACTTGACACTTTGTTTGCACTCTTTTTAGAACATAATGCCACACACAGTGCACCCACACATGGATCCTACTCAAACACCAGGGTCTCATGCAACAAATGGTAAGAAATTTGTTTTTGTTCAAAACTGAATATTCTGAATTCACATCAAAATTGTATCTGAAAATTGCTGCATTGTTTCATACATAGGAGAGGAGAGCATATGTGCTAGTTATGGATCTCGGACCTCTTCCAGAGTCTGCTTTTGTTGCAAATGCTAGAGATAGCATACCCCCTCCCAGGGTTACAACTACTATGGCAACAGGCAGGGTTAGAAGAAGAGGAGTGACAGAAGACATTCCTGAAGATGTTCCTGAAGCAAGCTACCAGGCAACTGAAAATGTAAGAGGGAGAAAGAGGAGAGCAACTGGAAGAGGCAGGGGAAATTTCACAGGAGTAGGCAGAGCACCCGGGAGAGGAGTTGGGAGAGGAAACGTGAGAGGCACTGGGACAGGTAGTGGCAGAGGGACTGGGAGAGGTAACGCTGGAGAAAGGACACGACCAGGAGTTGGGCTGTGGAACATCATGTTTCCACAAGATGAACCAAGATCATATGTGCAAGATGAGGAGTTTCCAGTGACACAAAATGCACCTCAAGAGGAGTGGCCTGATGATTTCCAGACCTTGTAAACCAAGCTGCATATTAAATTAGTTCATGAATGAATTGGAAGAAATGCAATCAAGTTCATGTATGAACTTTTGAAATCTGCATTGCTAGAACTAAATTACCCCTTTGCTTACGATGAAACATGTCATGAGTTGAACAAGTGTTTTGCTGGGATGTTTAAATGAACATGTACGAGTTTGTTATATGCTTTTGAAGATGACCAATGTTGGAATCTCTGAATGTGATCTGTATGATTTCTCTAGAACTGATTTTTTCTGAAATTTTACTTCATTTTGTATTGAAACCTTGTTGCGCAGTTTCTGATAGAAACCTTGCTGTGGAGTTTCTCACAGAAACTGATTCAAGATGCAACAATTTTAACAGTGTGAGAAATAAGTAATGCCACACGGCCCAGCCTGTGTCCTCTTGTTAACTGAATTTTTAGACACTTGTTAACCGAATTTTTTTGACACTTGTTAACTGAATTTTTCGACTGCAATAATAAGAGTGCCATTGCTGGGTTAAGTCGCCACATTTTCAACAATAGAAATGCCCTAGATTCCAGCATCAAAATTTATAACTTATCATACATATATATGGCACTTCCACAGACAGAAATGATTTTGCTCCTGGGTCACTGTACAACCCTAGTGCTACTGGACTAAGTGAAGACTTTACTCCTGGGTCACTGAGCCGATGAAAGCACATAGAGGGGGTGTACAGAAGCGACCCAAACCCAACCCATACATCGCAATCATCCAACACAAGACTTGCACTAGGAAAATCCAGGTAGAAAATACAACTAACAAGGTCATAGGTTCAGGCAGTATCACTAAACTATACGACACTTGTTAACTAAAAATTTCGACACTTGGTAACTGAAGATTTCGGCACTTGTTAACTGAATTTTTTCAACACTTGATAACTGAATTTTTCGACACTTCGTAACTGAAGATTTCGACACTTGTTAACTGAAGGGGATTTCTGTTAAAACTCATGCCACGCTGGCTTACTTGGTCAACGCCTGATTTGTATAAATTTGAGAAAAGCACCGTACATGGACAATCGAGTCAAGTTTTTTCACCACTTTGATGTAGCCTGCAACTTATAGTACCAAAGTGAACATTCATGCAACTTGTGACACCGGCAGTGTAATTGACTCCTCTTAAGCCACGCCTCGCGCACGTGGAAAGGAATTACCTACACGCATGCACTGGCTGATAGTTTCCATATGATTCACACCTCCGTTTTTATCTTTGCCTAATTAATACATCGAGAGACCAAGAGACAGGAGATTGACGAATAGCAAAAAGTTTTCTCCAGCGGCCTTCGAATAAAGGACATTGCTAAAGTTAACATCTGATCTTTGCCTAAAATTTTGCCTAATACCTAAAATTTTGTGCTTTTGTTTAGCTTGGCCCGTTCAACTTTTTGTTTTAAGGCAGCAGGTGGCCCACATTCACTTAGTTAATGTGCAACTGTATGAGGTGTACTGCTGTGCGCCGACATGGAAAACGACAAATGAGAATAAATGTAATTTATATTAAACATTTATACTTTTGTATAGTTATTTACGATGTTACAATCTTAACGAGTATAGTTTACGTAGTTAACATGTTTATTAGTTATAGTGTTACACAATTGTTGCATTGCAGTAATTTTAATAAAGATAACCCCATCTATTATTTTTTATTACTACATAAACTATAATGTGAAttatgtgttgtgtgtgtgtgtgagtgtttATGTATATTTTTATATATTTTAATGCCATGGTAGAGATATCTAAAACTACGGTCAAACAAAAATCTTAATAGCAAATTCTAGTATGATGATGTATTCATAATTGTAGAATCTACTAGAGTATTAAGTTGAACCATTAGCATTGATTCTTGACCGGTGTTTTCATTGTCAAATGTGGCTTGCAAATTCTGGTCTGTCTATTAATAACCTGACAACATGTGTATGTTTTATACTTTGTATTAAAATAACATCACTAAATTGAGTTATCAATGGACATATAAATAACATCACTTAATATTTTATCATAAAAGAAATGAAAGAAATCTTAACAGCCCAAAGTGCTAACAGGGAACTACCACATACGATACGGGGGCCTGTTATTCTACGCATTTAGCGAGAGATAGTCGCTAAAACATGCAGGGGCTATCCCAACCAGTGTGCTTCGTGCGGCTCATGGAGAAAATTGGTGATAATCAATCCCGAGTAAAAAAAATATGATGGGAAAAGTAGCAACTACAGGCTCAAAAAGATAACTCATTTATTATAGGACAAAAATTATTGAAAATTTAATTTTATGAATTAACAAGTTGTTTACGATTTATTTTTAGAACATTCATAGATTTTAAATAGTGTTCTGAATTTAAAAAACATTTATGAATTGTAAGAAATGTTCATTAtatttaaaaataaaaaatacatgAAAACAAATGTTCATGAAATTTTAAAAATACAAGCCTTTTAGAAATAATATACTTAATAAATAATTCATTTATGAATTTAAAGCACTATTCATTAATTAGAACAAAAATCATATACCAAAAAGATGTTCACGGAAGAAAACTAGAAAAAAATTGGGCCGTAAAATAAGAAATTTCTAATTACAGTTAGCGAAATTCGGCACTGCCTTGGAGTCCGAAAGCCAACATGTGTGGCTGGAGTATTATCTAATCTAATGAAAAAGATTTCCTGTTAATTCGAAAAGCACAAATGCTCAAAAGATTTGTTGCTCCATGTTGTCCCACAGTTCCATCAAATGTGTGAAGTCTAGTATTGTGTATTGTCACAAACTCACAATGTGCAAGGGAAACTAAGTTGTAAACACTGCAAGGTGCTTGGAGTTTCTGCTCAAGCTCAAATTCTCCCTCGTAAATAGTACAATGTATAAATAGTAGAAGAAAAACTGTTTTTCAACAAACATGGACAAATTGTCTACATATGTACAAATTTTCGTTTAGAAAACCTATTCATAAACGCTCTGGGCCAAGAAAAAGACGATGTTAAAGCATTTTGGAACTTTTTTTAAAACATTAAGAATATTTTGTCTTCACAAAATTCTGCAAGTATTTATGTAGACAATTCCTCAATGTTTGTTGCCAAAAAGTTTTGAATTTTTtaaacttcaaaaaataaaaataaaatccctCACAGGTGGAATTTGAGCTCACGAACAAAAGAACACTTTCCATAAAGGAAGAATTTCTTCCTTAAAGTCTCACATGGAGCCAAGAGTCGCGCAGTTCCGTGTGCCTTCCATGCAGAATACATTGACCTTTACAACTCAGGCCATGTTCGTGGTATTTTTATGTCTGTTCTCCGTCAAACTCCTGCCTGCTAAACACTACCCCAACCTAGATTTTAGGGTGAGGACCTGCAGAGCGGAGAAGCTCCTCGGAAGTCGGAGCCACCGCCCTAGAAGAACAACCAACGCTTCTTCTTGGCTTTGCCAGTCAGGAGTCATGAGTCAGGAGATCAGTAAAAGCTAGACCCGACGCTGGTTTACAAGTTAGACTAGAACTCGACACCAGCTGAATAAGCAAAACTAGGCAAAAGCGAAAGAGATTGTGCAAAATAATTGATAATATAGAAATGTAAAAGCAAGCTCGTCGTTCACCCATTCTAAACAAAACGTTCATCATTACAACAAATTCATCAGACCGTAGGACAACATCGAAGGAATTAATGCAGCATAACAGCCGGCTGCTAGCTAAATGAAATAACACACTGCCCTAAGTGCTTAAACGACATCAGAAGCACCCGtggtggtagtagtagtattggTAGTGGAGGTGGCCTCAGGCCTACTGACAACCCCCAAATGGGTGAGCAGCGCCCACAGGAGCGTTACCAGCTCGCCGCCCCGGGCGATCGCCTCCGCGTGCCCGTCGAGGTTATCCGATGGAGCAATGTACATCGGCATCTTGCACCAAAATTCGGCCAGAGCCTcccaccctacctcctctccaaGCATCGACTCCGCCAGTTGCTCGCCAAGCTTTGCACCGTCCTTGAGCACCTCATGCTTTGATCTCGCACCCAGCAACTCGACCAAGTGTCGGTATTGCAGCTCAGGTGTTGGCTTGGTGACGTAGCCGGAGAGGACACGCTCGGCGTCTTTCTTGGCAGCCTTGTACATGTCGTTGCTCCAAGCATCGTCATCAGGAAGTAGCTCGGGGGAATATGCCATCAAATAGGCGCAATAGCCTAGATTCACGATGCATAAGCCTAGAGTCAATGCATAACATCGTCATCGTGAAAGAAGAGTTTTTTTGTTACCTTGAAAAAAATTATTAGCCTAGattcaatggaaaaattcctatcctatgcatcaaataacatctctttctctataggtattgagatgcatgtcatctcacttcctataatttttttatttctaTAAAATttctatcctatgaaccaaaggaggcctaaaAGAACAACAGCTATGGCCGGGTTTGTTTACCTGGAGGTGGCGGCCGAATAAGTCAAGATTTGCACCTCCCAGCTGCAACGTTTTTTTTTTCGAGCTTGTTCTGCGTGAGCGCGTAGTGAGGACAAAATACTCTGGAGCTAGGCTTAGTACGTCGCGTGCAGTTGGGGGTACTTAACAACTGGAAGAGACCCTTCTGCTTTGTGCCAACACATGTGTCTCGATTCTGGCCAAAGCTAAGGTGGATTTGTTCCTTGCTTCTACAACCAGCAAATGCTTTATTGATGTTCCTCCAGGCTGCATTGTAtttgtagacacagttttccttttttcctttatttattttctttgtctccccttttcttttttttttctttctcgaAACGTAATTTGGCATCTGCTTTTCCATCATAGATGATGAAAGAGCTAAAGCCTTAGCTTGGTATCCAACATTGTGCAAGAATACACACTAGTCGACACATGTGATGGATAAGTTAACTAATCTCGTCTGGGAAACGGCCCAGTTGGACAAGCGCATGCTAGAGTCCTCTGTTACTAAATAGTTGCCCAAAGTTGCTGATTTTTTTGTGCGCGGGG
This sequence is a window from Aegilops tauschii subsp. strangulata cultivar AL8/78 chromosome 7, Aet v6.0, whole genome shotgun sequence. Protein-coding genes within it:
- the LOC141027444 gene encoding uncharacterized protein, which encodes MVLGSVLELRHAITSYSIRNRVSIKKTINTSTTLEAICIDNCPWYLKVVKDSRKNSFIVKKYCDEHTCPKSWNLKGLTAPFLTEEFRDEFRDNEKMPLKKFEEKVQQEYNLIPTRTKLGRARRDSVKQIRAFGIVEVESTSSWEWFLASLKDDLNICNTSPYTILSDKQKGLIAAVAKVLPDAEHRFCVRHMYQNFHKLHEGEQLKNNLWGIARATNNPTYMKAMEKMKADSVGAYKWVEKWPPRTWIKAFFNPFPKCDILLNNMSEVFNSWILPARELPILSMVDNINNKITARMYSKQKEVALDRKWSGRLCPKIKKKVDKFTDWAANCLVFGAGQKVFKVVSMNHSYTVDLNMETCDCKRWDLSGIPCHHAIACAREERIDPATLVHECYSVDTYKKAYELNIKPVRDKQHWRKMDGVDVHPPVYTKVMGRPRRNRKKDPEDKQMKDGGRRLTKHGVSMHCSLCGRADHNKKGHNKWEENNRDAPKPAEDDEEDDDVEDYDDPSIISIR